TCCAATCCTTTCAGAAGAGTATGAACCTAAGTTGACAAACAAGCAGCCACCAAAATTAATATGGGTTTTGATGATTGAAACAAGTATAAGGCTTACATATAAATgccaaataaaacaaatgttaCCTGCCAGAGCTTTACATCCTTTAAATCTTGGTGAACATTTACATGTGTATTTGCCTGTATccaaaaggacaaaaaaattGCGGTTAGAATATAACATGACAAGCCACAGTGCAAGGGCAAGCAGGAGTATTGAATAAGAAGAGGAATCATATCTCAACCTTCACATAATGGCCTATTCaataaaatgagaaagaagCCACAACAGTGCATGTATAAGGGAATGACTTGATACATTAATGACAACTGAGAAAGACCAATACTTGGGCCTGGACTGAAGCTGGCTCATGGCCACTCTTCAACATCCAACCACTGCTCACAGAAAGCAGCTTGCCTGATCGCACACAAAGCAGGAGGCCATACCCATATGCAAATAGCCCAAAAAAGGGTTCCATGTCTAATAACTTAGTATAGAGTAAGTGGGGAAGGGTGAAAGGGAAAAACACTGCGtggggtgagagagagagagagagaattaacaaaaataaaaattcctaCCACACAAAGAAGCTGGCGTTTTCCAGGATTATCAACTCCCTGATTACTGAATTTTGCTTCCAAAACCATTATCAGAGCAACattatcctatatatatataaataaataaaaactcatatGAGCATTTATCAGGCCAACATAAACTGCACAACATCTGGGAACAAGACCcaggaaaaatataaattacacCGAACCACCTTAAACAACCGGTTTAAAGCAGTTTTCTTCTGAGCACTTGGCAATTGACTATCAGTCCAAGACTGTGCAGCCTTATTAAATTCAACCTGCACACAAGTAAAAACTTCAATAAAATGACAAAGAACCAAGGAGTGCTACAATTAAAGCAAGAAAGTTCCCCGCctcatattttttaacatgtGAAAATCTGTCTCTCCGGAAAAAGGTTGCACACCCGTCAATTGTATTGGTATTTCCAATGTAAACCTGCAACAAGATCAATAATATAAATAGCTTCAAAAGCTAACCGAAAGGAACAattttatgtgtgtgtgtaaaagGAGCAAGAAGTTTTCAAACAACCTCAttcgtttttctcttatataaaCCAAGATAGCCATGTTTATCCAGTTCTGGAGCAAAAAACTCCTCATAGTGATCATTTTGAACCTGGAAGGAAGAATGAATACATTAGGTCATACTAAGGCATGATCCACATTAggtttttgaatttcaaattcaaTCCAAAAACCTTTtaaacacccaaaaaaaaaaaccctattcTCAAATAAGTGTTTCAGCAATCATATGCCtaagattttgttaaaaaaacacaaaaatcaaaacaactttcacaaaacctcacaaaatttttatccaAACAACTTTTCAATTCTCCATATCTAATTTCACAAACCCCAATTTACTTCTTGATTACCAAAAAAACTTTCACAAACCCCCATACAAATACATCTCAAATTTTTTGTGCCTTAACAAGTTCTCACCTACCCCCTTACACAAAATTCAATACCAAAcaaatctgaattttttttaaagaaatctcTCACTAACCAAACATGCCCTTTTCTCAAATTATAAGTTTTCAATAATGAGTAAACCGTAGAAAAGGAAATTTCTAATCCAAGTTCTGACGCATCATGATTGTTAATTCAGATTAACACTTTAACATAGCATAGGACGATCATGTCTTCCTATCGCATGCAGCATTGATAATTTAGAAAAACACAGTAACAGCAGCAAATgaattactcataaaaaataacaaatataaaaagaacCAAATGAATCCTTCAAAACATGCATGTCACttcaaaaataccaaaatagaTCCCACATTAGTTCAGACGCTATTCACGGatacccggtgccaataaaataaaataaaataaaaagatcccACATTTATAGCTTTAATTAAAGGAAACCAAAACTAGTATCTCAGCTTCAGCATTAGCAAAAAACTTTCAAAACCTATGGGTCATTTGGGTCTTTAAAAATGGTCAGATTCATAAATAAGCACTCAAGATTTTGTAGCTAAAAGTGAAAAACAGAAATCTAAAATCACATGTCAAAACGCCAAATATTAGTAATTTCAGCCTCCTTACACCTCCATTGAGTACAACAGctcccctaaaaaaaaaaatgctttaaccTGAAATTTGCAAACTTTCTACCACAGCACCACTGGTCAAACCCAAATATTTCGCACCATACAATGACTGAAAGTTGGCTTGCATACCTCTTGAAGACAAACAATATCTGCACGGTAGCCAACTATTTCTCTTAACAAATTTTGTCTGCGGTAAGGCCAGGAAAGAGCCCAAGAGGGGCAGTAACTGTATATATCGTTTGTAGCATAAGCATCAGACAAAATGTTGTACGAGAGCACAGTAAAAGTTCCAGAGGATGAAACACGGCCATCTGAATCTAGATGCCCCATCAGATCAGCTCCATTCACGGGGATTAAACCACGTGGACTAGGCGAGGGAGCTGGAATTACACGGGAAGTTAATATAGTGTTGGCATGCCCCACAGGAAGTTTTGTTTCAGAATCTACTACAGCACATTCGAACTTAAGAACATGGCCAATATCATCAGCTGTTGGTGTATATCTTTTATTGCGTCCAACCTCAAACCAAGTTTCACCACCACTCCTCTGTGTAACAGCAGCAGGATACAAAGGCACTGAACCATTTGTCAAGCTAGGAGTTGATGCAGAACCAGATAAGCTAGCAGCAGATCCTGAACTATTGAAGCGCCCAAACaactcttcctcttcatttccattttcatttacaGCACTTGCAGCACGGTCATGTAAAACACGATGATGTTGCCATGCATTTGAGAAGCACTTAGGAGAGCAATGATAACTTTTGGCCACAGGAATGTTGGCCTTAACACAACCGAGGCACTGCAGTGTGGCTTGCTCAGATGGATGTATGCTACAGACAGCAACCTTTTTATCACTTTGTATACGATACCTGCAAACAAGCAAGCCCAAATTTGGTGT
This genomic interval from Carya illinoinensis cultivar Pawnee chromosome 10, C.illinoinensisPawnee_v1, whole genome shotgun sequence contains the following:
- the LOC122279323 gene encoding carbon catabolite repressor protein 4 homolog 1-like isoform X1, encoding MLSVLRVHLPSDIPIVGCELTPYVLLRRPDQTVTTDDVFEFAPLEGHFLRYKWYRIQSDKKVAVCSIHPSEQATLQCLGCVKANIPVAKSYHCSPKCFSNAWQHHRVLHDRAASAVNENGNEEEELFGRFNSSGSAASLSGSASTPSLTNGSVPLYPAAVTQRSGGETWFEVGRNKRYTPTADDIGHVLKFECAVVDSETKLPVGHANTILTSRVIPAPSPSPRGLIPVNGADLMGHLDSDGRVSSSGTFTVLSYNILSDAYATNDIYSYCPSWALSWPYRRQNLLREIVGYRADIVCLQEVQNDHYEEFFAPELDKHGYLGLYKRKTNEVYIGNTNTIDGCATFFRRDRFSHVKKYEVEFNKAAQSWTDSQLPSAQKKTALNRLFKDNVALIMVLEAKFSNQGVDNPGKRQLLCVANTHVNVHQDLKDVKLWQVHTLLKGLEKIAASADIPMLVCGDFNSAPGSAPHSLLAMGKVDPLHPDLAADPLGILRPNSKLVHQLPLVSAYSSFARMGVGLSLGQQKRRLDPTTNEPLFTNCTRDFIGTLDYIFYTDIWVVASADSLTVESLLELLDEESLRKDTALPSPEWSSDHIALLAEFRCTPRGRR
- the LOC122279323 gene encoding carbon catabolite repressor protein 4 homolog 1-like isoform X2 translates to MLSVLRVHLPSDIPIVGCELTPYVLLRRPDQTVTTDDVFEFAPLEGHFLRYKWYRIQSDKKVAVCSIHPSEQATLQCLGCVKANIPVAKSYHCSPKCFSNAWQHHRVLHDRAASAVNENGNEEEELFGRFNSSGSAASLSGSASTPSLTNGSVPLYPAAVTQRSGGETWFEVGRNKRYTPTADDIGHVLKFECAVVDSETKLPVGHANTILTSRVIPAPSPSPRGLIPVNGADLMGHLDSDGRVSSSGTFTVLSYNILSDAYATNDIYSYCPSWALSWPYRRQNLLREIVGYRADIVCLQEVQNDHYEEFFAPELDKHGYLGLYKRKTNEVYIGNTNTIDGCATFFRRDRFSHVKKYEVEFNKAAQSWTDSQLPSAQKKTALNRLFKDNVALIMVLEAKFSNQGVDNPGKRQLLCVANTHVNVHQDLKDVKLWQVHTLLKGLEKIAASADIPMLVCGDFNSAPGSAPHSLLAMGKVDPLHPDLAADPLGILRPNSKLVHQLPLVSAYSSFARMGVGLSLGQQKRRLDPTTNEPLFTNCTRDFIGTLDYIFYTADSLTVESLLELLDEESLRKDTALPSPEWSSDHIALLAEFRCTPRGRR
- the LOC122279323 gene encoding carbon catabolite repressor protein 4 homolog 1-like isoform X3, which codes for MLSVLRVHLPSDIPIVGCELTPYVLLRRPDQTVTTDDVFEFAPLEGHFLRYKWYRIQSDKKVAVCSIHPSEQATLQCLGCVKANIPVAKSYHCSPKCFSNAWQHHRVLHDRAASAVNENGNEEEELFGRFNSSGSAASLSGSASTPSLTNGSVPLYPAAVTQRSGGETWFEVGRNKRYTPTADDIGHVLKFECAVVDSETKLPVGHANTILTSRVIPAPSPSPRGLIPVNGADLMGHLDSDGRVSSSGTFTVLSYNILSDAYATNDIYSYCPSWALSWPYRRQNLLREIVGYRADIVCLQEVQNDHYEEFFAPELDKHGYLGLYKRKTNEVYIGNTNTIDGCATFFRRDRFSHVKKYEVEFNKAAQSWTDSQLPSAQKKTALNRLFKANTHVNVHQDLKDVKLWQVHTLLKGLEKIAASADIPMLVCGDFNSAPGSAPHSLLAMGKVDPLHPDLAADPLGILRPNSKLVHQLPLVSAYSSFARMGVGLSLGQQKRRLDPTTNEPLFTNCTRDFIGTLDYIFYTDIWVVASADSLTVESLLELLDEESLRKDTALPSPEWSSDHIALLAEFRCTPRGRR